A single window of Calditerrivibrio sp. DNA harbors:
- a CDS encoding DegQ family serine endoprotease — MKKIILVLIIVIGIFFGLKFAGIDLKSLTKDFTSKKETVTLDQNTSSVSPIKPSEQILSVQESFEKVAEIALPSVVNIYTEQRVKVNPRFDFPFGDNPLFRDFFKDFFGTPKQREYKSTSLGSGFIITENGYIVTNDHVVKNADSISVKLSDKRTFKATVVGSDPKTDVAVIKIDAKDLKPLKFGDSSKLRIGQWAIAVGNPFGLNGTLTVGVISATGRSGLGIETYEDFIQTDASINPGNSGGPLLNIYGDVIGINTAIIASGQGIGFAIPANMAKPIIEQIINKGKVDRSWIGVGIQDMTPELAKSMGVKIDHGVVINKVYPNSPAKKAGLQEGDVIIKCNNEKIITSSDLQKIVVNSKIGSEIKCTVIRDSKEFTVKIITEKMPDDETIAKESMQEYKDERLGIKVRNLQPEEADQFNHKNGVIVVDVVTNSLGETVGIAEGDLIISINRKQIRNIKEFSVVMKSFPKGAIINLMVEREGDTFFIAVRLR; from the coding sequence GTGAAAAAAATAATATTGGTTTTGATTATTGTTATAGGTATTTTTTTTGGTTTGAAGTTTGCTGGCATAGATCTAAAAAGTCTTACAAAGGATTTTACCTCTAAAAAAGAAACGGTTACTTTGGATCAGAATACTTCTTCAGTATCACCTATAAAGCCTTCTGAACAGATACTTAGTGTTCAAGAGTCCTTTGAAAAAGTTGCAGAGATTGCATTGCCATCTGTAGTAAATATCTATACTGAGCAAAGGGTAAAGGTTAATCCGAGATTCGATTTTCCATTTGGTGATAACCCATTGTTTCGAGATTTTTTCAAGGACTTTTTTGGTACCCCAAAGCAGAGGGAGTATAAAAGTACAAGTCTGGGGTCAGGTTTTATTATAACAGAAAACGGGTATATAGTGACCAACGATCATGTTGTCAAAAATGCCGACTCCATAAGTGTAAAACTCTCTGATAAAAGAACTTTTAAAGCAACTGTCGTTGGTTCTGATCCTAAAACTGATGTTGCAGTTATTAAGATAGATGCAAAAGATTTAAAGCCTCTTAAATTTGGGGATAGTTCGAAGCTTAGGATAGGTCAGTGGGCTATAGCAGTGGGGAACCCTTTTGGTTTGAATGGTACTCTAACAGTGGGTGTTATCAGTGCTACTGGTAGGAGTGGTTTGGGGATTGAAACGTATGAGGATTTTATACAGACAGATGCATCTATAAATCCTGGTAATTCTGGTGGACCTCTTTTGAATATTTATGGAGATGTTATAGGCATAAACACGGCGATAATAGCATCAGGTCAAGGTATAGGCTTTGCCATACCAGCTAATATGGCAAAGCCTATCATAGAACAGATCATAAACAAAGGGAAAGTGGATAGGAGTTGGATTGGGGTTGGTATACAGGATATGACACCAGAATTAGCGAAATCGATGGGGGTTAAGATAGATCATGGTGTGGTTATTAATAAAGTTTACCCTAATTCCCCTGCAAAAAAAGCTGGTCTGCAGGAGGGTGATGTAATAATAAAATGTAACAATGAAAAGATAATAACATCTTCTGACTTACAAAAGATTGTTGTAAATAGTAAAATAGGAAGCGAAATTAAGTGTACTGTTATTCGTGACAGCAAAGAGTTTACTGTAAAAATAATTACTGAGAAAATGCCAGATGATGAGACTATCGCTAAAGAGTCGATGCAGGAATACAAAGATGAACGTTTAGGTATAAAAGTGAGGAATTTGCAGCCAGAGGAAGCTGATCAGTTCAATCATAAAAACGGTGTGATAGTAGTAGATGTTGTAACCAATTCTCTCGGGGAAACTGTAGGGATTGCTGAAGGTGATTTGATTATATCAATAAATAGGAAGCAAATTAGAAATATAAAAGAGTTTTCCGTAGTGATGAAGTCTTTCCCAAAAGGAGCCATAATAAATCTGATGGTTGAAAGGGAAGGGGATACTTTCTTTATTGCTGTAAGGTTGCGTTAG
- the secG gene encoding preprotein translocase subunit SecG: protein MYAIVLGFHVFISVLLILAILIQSGKGSSLKEAFGGGSSDMFGPGTPENIMSKITTVLVIIFFTTSITLTIMSTSGKTGSSVINKLPNQPIQNQQQNKPIVPMQSK, encoded by the coding sequence ATGTACGCAATTGTGTTAGGCTTTCATGTATTTATAAGTGTATTGTTAATATTAGCTATTTTAATACAATCAGGTAAAGGTTCCAGTTTAAAGGAGGCTTTTGGTGGAGGCTCCTCTGACATGTTTGGGCCTGGTACCCCAGAAAACATCATGTCAAAGATCACCACAGTTTTGGTGATAATATTTTTTACCACATCCATCACCCTTACCATTATGTCAACCTCTGGCAAAACTGGTAGTTCTGTGATAAACAAACTGCCCAATCAACCCATACAAAATCAACAACAAAACAAACCGATAGTACCAATGCAAAGCAAATAG
- a CDS encoding selenium metabolism-associated LysR family transcriptional regulator — MDFKQIEAFVYVAKYKSFSRAAEKMLLSQPTVSTHINTLEEELGIKLFDRLSREVVLTESGQVFYDYAVDMIDLRERSIEAIKEFLNEISGNIKIGSSTIIAEFILPSIIKEFNNKYPKTFFTMDIASSQMIIQRLVDGILDLAIVARKIPKKDLEYKTILKDRIVLAVNKEHPFYSRNNVFLDEIINEKFVIREVGSGTRAAVEYALKSKGYDFESLNATAIMSSTHGIIHSVKNGLGIAFVSELALIKDVCSNDIRGIPIVDLVVEKDIFLAYNKRKTSKKLIKSFLELIQNYNFNSSLTR; from the coding sequence ATGGACTTTAAACAGATAGAAGCTTTTGTGTATGTCGCTAAATACAAATCATTTTCGAGGGCTGCAGAAAAGATGTTACTCAGCCAACCTACAGTTTCCACACATATAAACACCCTTGAAGAGGAATTAGGTATAAAACTTTTTGATAGGTTGTCTAGGGAAGTAGTTTTGACAGAATCTGGACAGGTCTTTTATGACTATGCAGTGGATATGATCGACCTTAGGGAACGATCCATCGAAGCAATAAAAGAGTTTTTAAACGAAATAAGTGGTAACATAAAGATAGGTTCTAGCACAATAATAGCGGAGTTTATACTACCATCAATAATAAAAGAGTTTAACAATAAATACCCAAAAACCTTTTTTACCATGGATATAGCGAGCTCGCAGATGATCATTCAAAGGTTAGTCGATGGTATCTTAGATCTTGCCATAGTCGCAAGAAAAATACCCAAAAAGGATTTAGAATACAAAACAATCCTCAAGGACAGAATTGTATTAGCTGTAAATAAAGAGCACCCTTTCTATTCCCGAAATAATGTTTTTTTAGATGAAATTATAAATGAAAAGTTTGTTATCCGAGAAGTTGGTTCTGGAACAAGGGCTGCGGTCGAATATGCCCTTAAATCAAAGGGGTACGATTTTGAAAGTCTAAATGCAACAGCTATCATGTCTTCAACCCATGGGATCATACACTCCGTTAAAAATGGTTTAGGTATAGCCTTTGTCAGCGAACTGGCTCTAATCAAAGATGTTTGCAGCAACGACATCAGAGGCATACCTATAGTGGATCTGGTTGTTGAAAAAGATATCTTTTTAGCTTACAACAAAAGAAAAACTAGTAAAAAACTTATAAAAAGTTTCCTCGAACTTATACAAAACTACAATTTTAACAGCTCATTAACAAGATAA
- a CDS encoding ABC transporter permease, producing the protein MAKKNKLFLFGISIILFFALVALLAPIIAPYDPTEINLTNILNPPSSKNLFGTDELGRDVFSRVVYGTRISLSVGFISVGISVIIGTAIGLISGFFKGWVDVILMRIVDIALCFPTFFLILAVIAFLKPSIYNIMMVIGITSWMGVARMVRAETWSITERDYIIAAKVSGLKKRVIIFKHILPNVVSPVLVSATLGVASSILVESALSFLGLGVQPPTPSWGNIITSGKDNIMFAWWLSLFPGLCILLAVLGFNLTGEGLRDILDPKTDQ; encoded by the coding sequence ATGGCAAAAAAGAATAAACTATTCCTCTTTGGTATATCGATAATTCTATTTTTCGCACTTGTAGCTCTTTTGGCTCCTATCATTGCGCCTTACGATCCCACAGAGATCAATCTCACCAATATTTTAAATCCACCCTCTTCAAAGAATTTATTTGGTACTGATGAATTAGGCAGGGATGTATTCAGCAGAGTAGTATATGGCACAAGAATATCATTATCAGTGGGTTTTATATCAGTGGGAATATCTGTGATTATTGGTACAGCTATAGGTTTAATCTCTGGCTTTTTTAAAGGATGGGTGGATGTGATACTGATGAGGATAGTAGATATAGCTCTTTGTTTCCCAACCTTCTTCTTAATACTGGCCGTTATTGCTTTTTTAAAACCCTCAATATATAATATAATGATGGTTATAGGGATCACAAGCTGGATGGGAGTTGCAAGAATGGTGAGGGCAGAAACATGGAGTATAACAGAAAGAGATTATATAATTGCCGCAAAAGTATCTGGTCTTAAAAAAAGAGTCATAATATTTAAACATATCTTACCAAACGTTGTCTCCCCTGTATTAGTATCAGCAACCTTAGGGGTAGCCAGCTCCATACTTGTGGAGTCTGCACTCAGCTTTTTAGGTTTGGGGGTTCAACCCCCTACACCATCATGGGGGAATATAATAACCTCCGGAAAGGACAATATCATGTTTGCGTGGTGGCTTTCCCTTTTTCCAGGGTTATGCATTTTATTAGCAGTACTAGGATTTAATTTAACAGGCGAGGGTCTCAGGGATATATTAGATCCCAAAACAGATCAATAG
- a CDS encoding HIT family protein, with translation MDCIFCKIIAGEISSIKVYEDEDFIAILDIRPVNLGHTLVIPKQHFVNIFDTDMAFAQKIYPVLVKISKGIKEGLRADGINIIQNNEKSAGQEVFHSHIHLIPRFKDDSLKFTPRSLTYKDDNEKLDIADKIKQNI, from the coding sequence ATGGATTGTATTTTTTGTAAAATTATTGCAGGTGAAATCTCCTCTATCAAAGTTTATGAGGATGAGGATTTTATTGCGATACTCGATATTAGACCTGTAAACTTAGGTCACACCCTTGTGATACCAAAACAGCATTTTGTCAATATTTTTGATACTGATATGGCTTTTGCTCAAAAGATTTATCCAGTTTTAGTAAAGATTTCAAAGGGGATAAAAGAGGGACTTAGAGCTGATGGTATAAATATCATTCAAAACAATGAAAAATCTGCTGGTCAAGAGGTATTCCATTCCCATATCCATCTTATACCACGTTTTAAGGACGATAGTTTGAAGTTTACACCTAGAAGCTTAACTTACAAAGATGATAACGAAAAATTAGATATAGCTGATAAGATAAAACAAAATATATGA
- the serA gene encoding phosphoglycerate dehydrogenase produces MSKFKILITDHIADEGISILKSDPNIEVDIRPGIKNNELKGIIGEYDAVITRSGTTVTADLIENPGRLKIIGRAGVGLDNVDIEAASRKGIIVMNAPTGNTLAATELTMGMMLAAARKIPLANQSLKSGEWDRKKFMGIQLYNKVLGIVGLGRIGSNVAIRAKSFGMKVIAYDPYIKKSKADSLGVKLYDNLDQLIKEVDIITFHTPLTKETYNMITKEQIMKMKDGVIIINCARGGIVNENDLYEAVKSGKVFAAGIDVFEEEPPVDNKLLTLDNIFVTPHIGANTHEGQKGVAVIIAENVLNALYGKSYMNAVNIPFMKSQLSEELQRYFELVEQMGKLGAQIVKGRIESVTFTLVGKRFEEDVCERTFDTPFSYQPFTIAGIKGLLEVSLKETVSYISSSYLAKDRNIEVMEQKLSSYDKFNDLIVIKIKTDKEEKIIGGTVFNDNKGRVIFIDNFYFDVIPTGTFLYFNNYDRPGVIGKVGTILGNRQINIAGFELSRQKQGEAIAFVSVDNPIPKDVLEEILKIDGMIDAKVIDL; encoded by the coding sequence ATGTCCAAATTTAAGATATTAATAACAGATCATATCGCTGATGAAGGTATCTCTATCCTAAAATCAGATCCCAATATTGAGGTAGACATAAGACCAGGTATAAAAAACAACGAACTAAAAGGAATAATCGGAGAATATGATGCAGTAATAACAAGAAGTGGTACCACAGTAACTGCTGACCTTATAGAGAACCCCGGCAGATTAAAAATCATAGGTAGAGCTGGTGTAGGCCTTGATAACGTTGATATTGAAGCCGCTAGTAGAAAAGGTATCATCGTAATGAATGCACCCACAGGTAATACCCTTGCTGCTACAGAACTTACGATGGGTATGATGTTAGCGGCTGCCAGAAAAATTCCCCTTGCAAATCAGTCCTTAAAATCAGGAGAATGGGACAGAAAAAAATTCATGGGTATTCAGCTTTACAACAAAGTCTTAGGCATTGTTGGGTTAGGGAGGATCGGAAGTAATGTGGCTATACGAGCTAAAAGTTTTGGTATGAAAGTCATAGCTTATGATCCATATATAAAAAAATCTAAAGCTGACTCCTTGGGGGTAAAACTTTATGATAATTTAGACCAACTCATAAAAGAAGTGGATATCATAACCTTTCACACTCCTCTTACAAAAGAAACCTACAATATGATAACAAAAGAACAGATAATGAAAATGAAAGATGGTGTTATCATAATAAACTGTGCAAGAGGTGGTATAGTTAACGAAAACGACCTTTATGAGGCAGTTAAGTCTGGTAAGGTTTTTGCTGCAGGTATTGACGTATTTGAAGAAGAACCCCCTGTAGACAATAAACTTCTAACCCTCGACAATATCTTTGTTACTCCACATATAGGAGCCAACACCCATGAAGGGCAAAAGGGTGTAGCAGTAATCATAGCTGAAAATGTGCTCAATGCACTATACGGTAAATCCTATATGAATGCCGTTAATATACCATTTATGAAATCACAACTTTCAGAAGAGCTCCAAAGATACTTTGAGCTTGTGGAACAGATGGGAAAATTAGGAGCCCAAATTGTCAAAGGTAGAATAGAATCTGTTACTTTTACACTTGTTGGAAAAAGATTCGAAGAAGATGTATGTGAGAGAACATTTGATACCCCCTTTAGTTATCAGCCATTTACCATTGCGGGTATTAAAGGGCTGTTAGAGGTAAGCTTGAAGGAAACTGTATCATACATAAGCTCCTCTTACCTTGCAAAAGATAGAAATATAGAAGTTATGGAACAAAAACTATCATCTTATGACAAATTTAATGATCTTATAGTAATAAAAATAAAAACGGATAAAGAGGAAAAGATCATAGGCGGAACTGTATTTAATGATAATAAAGGTAGGGTAATCTTCATCGACAACTTTTATTTTGATGTCATACCAACTGGTACGTTCTTATATTTTAACAACTACGATAGGCCAGGTGTTATCGGAAAAGTAGGTACAATATTAGGCAACAGACAGATAAATATAGCTGGCTTCGAGCTTTCAAGACAGAAGCAAGGGGAAGCAATAGCCTTTGTCTCAGTGGATAACCCAATACCAAAGGACGTATTAGAAGAGATCCTAAAAATAGACGGCATGATAGATGCAAAAGTCATAGATCTATAA
- a CDS encoding ABC transporter permease: protein MLTYILKRCLGMIPMIIGITLISFLVVNLAPGDPAQFLSSMNPKISETAYQKFIKMYQLDKPILERYWIWLKKMILFDFGNSFASDQKPVLDKILEKIPVTLYLNIASMMLIILLSIPLGVFAAVYKNSFFDKLTTLFVYVGFAIPTFWLALLSAYYFGVIKGWLPISGLTSYDFDSLSFPEKILDIIWHSTLPVVISVFGGIAGFSRFVKSSMLDVLNEDYIIAAYARGLPKKSVIFKHALRNALLPAITILGLSIPGLIGGSVIFESIFSIPGMGQLFYQAVMMRDYPVIMGILVIGAFLTLLGNLIADICYAIADPRIRYGKKE from the coding sequence ATGTTAACATATATACTTAAAAGATGTTTGGGTATGATACCGATGATCATCGGGATCACACTAATATCCTTTTTAGTGGTTAATCTTGCACCCGGAGACCCTGCTCAGTTTCTTTCTTCCATGAACCCAAAGATTTCAGAAACGGCTTACCAAAAATTTATAAAAATGTACCAACTTGACAAACCTATATTAGAAAGGTACTGGATTTGGTTAAAAAAGATGATACTCTTTGATTTTGGTAACTCTTTTGCTTCGGATCAAAAACCTGTTCTTGATAAGATCTTAGAAAAGATCCCTGTAACACTATATTTAAATATAGCATCCATGATGCTTATTATTTTATTATCAATTCCTCTGGGTGTTTTCGCTGCTGTATATAAAAACTCTTTTTTTGACAAACTTACCACCCTGTTCGTATATGTTGGGTTTGCTATTCCCACATTCTGGTTAGCACTCTTATCTGCTTATTATTTTGGTGTAATCAAAGGTTGGCTACCAATCTCAGGTCTAACCTCTTACGACTTTGATAGTCTCAGCTTCCCGGAAAAGATCCTTGATATCATCTGGCACTCAACACTCCCTGTTGTCATTTCAGTTTTTGGTGGAATAGCTGGCTTCAGTAGATTTGTAAAAAGTAGTATGCTTGACGTATTAAACGAAGATTACATCATAGCTGCCTACGCCAGAGGATTACCAAAAAAGAGCGTGATATTCAAACATGCCCTAAGGAATGCACTTTTACCAGCTATAACCATTCTGGGGCTATCTATTCCAGGTCTGATAGGGGGTAGTGTTATATTTGAGTCGATCTTCTCAATTCCAGGTATGGGACAGCTCTTTTATCAAGCTGTTATGATGAGGGATTATCCGGTAATAATGGGTATACTTGTAATAGGTGCATTTCTAACTTTGCTTGGAAACCTTATAGCCGATATCTGCTATGCAATAGCTGACCCGAGAATCAGGTATGGCAAAAAAGAATAA
- a CDS encoding inorganic phosphate transporter, producing MLDISFILLILVLLTALTFDYINGFHDTANAIATCVSTRALSVKAAIVMAAGLNFLGAIISTKVATTIGKGIVDASTITQTVILAGLVGAITWNLITWYYGIPSSSSHALIGGIMGSVIAHAGFNALLWGGLKKIILSLIISPIIGAFFGFFFMVIIFRLFHKKNPHVLNRNFRFLQILSASFMAFSHGTADAQKTMGIMTMALVSYGTLDTFVVPTWVKGSAALAMALGTAAGGWRIIKTLGKDFVKLQPVHGFAAETSSAAVILGAASIGMPVSTTHVITSSILGVGLSKRLTAVNWIVAQRIVSAWVITIPASALVAAIIYVLITQFLPA from the coding sequence ATGCTTGATATCTCGTTTATACTTTTAATATTAGTATTGTTAACTGCTCTTACATTCGATTATATAAATGGGTTTCATGACACGGCCAATGCTATTGCCACATGTGTATCCACGAGGGCTTTATCAGTAAAAGCTGCCATTGTTATGGCGGCAGGATTAAATTTCTTGGGAGCTATAATATCCACAAAAGTTGCCACAACCATTGGTAAAGGGATAGTGGATGCCTCAACTATTACCCAGACAGTTATATTGGCGGGATTAGTGGGTGCTATAACTTGGAACTTAATAACCTGGTATTATGGTATACCATCCTCATCATCCCATGCCCTTATCGGTGGTATTATGGGTTCCGTTATCGCCCATGCTGGTTTTAATGCTCTTTTGTGGGGTGGATTGAAGAAGATTATTTTATCCCTAATAATCTCCCCAATTATTGGAGCATTTTTCGGTTTCTTTTTTATGGTTATTATTTTTCGCCTTTTTCATAAAAAAAATCCTCATGTTTTAAATAGAAATTTTAGGTTTTTACAAATATTGTCTGCGAGTTTTATGGCTTTTTCCCATGGAACAGCGGATGCCCAGAAGACTATGGGTATAATGACTATGGCTCTTGTTAGCTATGGAACTCTTGATACATTTGTTGTTCCCACATGGGTTAAGGGATCTGCTGCTTTAGCTATGGCACTTGGAACTGCTGCTGGTGGATGGCGTATAATTAAAACATTGGGCAAGGATTTTGTTAAACTCCAGCCTGTTCATGGTTTTGCTGCGGAAACATCTTCTGCAGCTGTGATATTGGGTGCAGCTTCTATTGGTATGCCTGTGAGTACAACCCATGTTATAACGTCTTCAATATTGGGTGTGGGACTATCCAAAAGACTAACAGCAGTTAACTGGATAGTGGCCCAAAGGATCGTTTCTGCTTGGGTGATTACGATACCAGCCTCAGCATTGGTAGCTGCTATAATATATGTGCTTATTACCCAATTTTTACCTGCATAA
- a CDS encoding XRE family transcriptional regulator, with protein MEDFNINIGERIKRLRHLKNLTLQDVANFTGFSKALISQIENNVVTPPISTLAKIAKVLNVKMVYFFEEDLDFKEYYLVKKDERKVAYREGAKHGYIYEELAHIKNNDIFESFIVTIKPEPREKKLFSHDGYEFMYILDGGIRMYLNNDVVILEEGDSISFSSKIPHYAEALHEKDAKILSIRMKSVDIKSIINQMKKKED; from the coding sequence ATGGAAGATTTTAATATAAATATAGGGGAAAGGATAAAAAGGCTCAGGCATCTTAAAAATTTGACTTTACAGGATGTGGCTAATTTTACAGGTTTTTCTAAAGCACTTATTTCCCAGATAGAAAATAATGTAGTAACTCCACCTATTTCAACTCTTGCTAAGATTGCTAAAGTTTTAAATGTTAAGATGGTTTACTTTTTTGAGGAAGATCTTGATTTTAAGGAATACTACTTGGTAAAAAAGGATGAAAGAAAAGTCGCTTATCGAGAGGGTGCCAAGCACGGTTATATTTACGAGGAGTTAGCTCATATTAAAAACAATGATATTTTTGAATCTTTTATTGTTACAATAAAGCCAGAACCGAGAGAGAAAAAGCTTTTTAGTCATGATGGATATGAGTTTATGTATATTCTTGATGGTGGGATAAGGATGTATCTCAATAACGATGTTGTTATTTTAGAGGAAGGTGATTCCATCTCTTTCAGCTCAAAGATACCCCATTATGCTGAAGCTCTCCACGAAAAAGATGCTAAGATATTGAGCATCAGAATGAAATCTGTAGATATAAAATCTATTATCAATCAGATGAAGAAAAAGGAAGATTAA
- a CDS encoding peptide-binding protein: MIEGSIGEPSNLIPILATDSSSHSVASLIYNGLLKYDKNLNLVGDLAYKWDLSENKKTITFYLRQGVKWHDGKEFTSEDVKFTYETIVDNNTPTAYDSDFRIIDRVETPDKYTVKVHYKIPYAPALSSWTVAILPSHRLKSTPITKSELQRAPIGTGPYKFKEWKSGHSITLEAYDQYYEGRPNLDRYTMKIIPDTATMFLELLNKNLDMMGMSPLQFAKQTSNPRFVESFNKYTYLSNSYTYIGYNLRNPLFQDKRVRQALSYATPKEDIIKGVLFGLGEAAYSPFKPGTIWYTDNLTKYNFDLYKAKSLLKEAGFEDRNGDGILEKDGKPFSFVIMTNQGNTTRSSIAEILQQTWKKLGIKVEIRILEWATFINEYINKRTFDAVILGWTIPMEPDPYDVWHSSRCNGKNLNFICYQNKKIDELIEKGRLEFDVNKRKEIYHEISRILAEDQPYTFLYYPKALIAVHKRFKNIEEAPAGIMHNFIDWYVEKEERKYNLTK, from the coding sequence ATGATTGAGGGGAGTATTGGAGAGCCAAGTAATCTTATCCCCATTTTAGCAACAGACTCTTCATCCCATTCAGTGGCTTCACTTATTTACAATGGGTTGTTAAAGTATGATAAAAATCTAAATTTAGTTGGCGATCTGGCCTATAAATGGGATTTATCTGAAAATAAAAAAACAATAACATTCTATCTACGACAAGGTGTTAAATGGCATGATGGAAAGGAATTTACATCTGAGGATGTAAAGTTTACCTATGAAACCATAGTGGATAACAATACCCCTACAGCTTACGACTCTGATTTCAGGATTATAGACAGAGTTGAAACCCCTGATAAATACACCGTAAAAGTACATTACAAGATCCCCTATGCACCCGCACTATCAAGCTGGACTGTAGCCATTCTACCATCCCATAGACTTAAAAGCACTCCCATAACAAAATCTGAACTCCAAAGAGCACCTATTGGTACAGGGCCATACAAATTCAAAGAATGGAAATCTGGACACTCAATAACACTTGAAGCCTACGATCAATACTATGAAGGAAGACCAAATCTCGATAGATACACCATGAAGATAATACCTGATACTGCCACTATGTTTTTAGAGCTTTTAAACAAGAATTTAGACATGATGGGCATGTCACCACTTCAGTTTGCAAAACAAACAAGCAATCCCAGATTTGTTGAAAGCTTCAATAAATACACCTACTTATCAAACTCTTATACATACATAGGTTACAATCTAAGAAATCCCCTTTTTCAAGACAAAAGAGTAAGACAAGCTCTCTCCTATGCAACCCCCAAAGAGGATATCATAAAAGGTGTGCTCTTTGGACTTGGTGAAGCAGCATATAGCCCTTTTAAACCAGGGACAATATGGTACACAGATAACTTAACAAAGTATAATTTCGATCTTTATAAAGCAAAATCATTATTAAAAGAAGCCGGCTTTGAGGATAGAAATGGAGATGGTATCTTAGAAAAAGATGGTAAGCCTTTTAGCTTTGTAATTATGACAAATCAGGGGAATACTACAAGAAGCTCCATCGCTGAAATTCTACAACAAACCTGGAAAAAGTTAGGTATAAAAGTAGAAATTAGGATCTTAGAATGGGCGACCTTTATAAACGAATATATAAACAAAAGAACGTTTGATGCTGTCATACTCGGTTGGACCATACCTATGGAACCAGATCCATACGATGTTTGGCATTCCTCCCGTTGTAATGGCAAAAACCTTAATTTCATCTGTTATCAAAACAAAAAAATTGATGAACTCATTGAAAAAGGTAGATTAGAATTTGATGTTAATAAGCGGAAGGAGATCTACCATGAGATATCCAGAATACTCGCTGAAGATCAGCCCTATACGTTTCTTTATTATCCTAAGGCATTGATAGCAGTACATAAGCGATTTAAAAATATTGAGGAAGCACCTGCTGGGATTATGCACAACTTCATAGACTGGTATGTGGAAAAAGAAGAAAGAAAGTATAATTTGACTAAATAG
- a CDS encoding DUF47 family protein — protein MFGLIPKEEKFFLLFQDMTKLLIEGAHLLKELTENFAEIEHFQKRIKEVEHEGDKKTHEIIQKLNKTFITPIDREDIYDLAAALDDILDLIDASAQRLALYKVDTITFECKSFAFIILKSCQALDKAVRKMDKKHEEVNESFVEINELENEADRVLRESLGKLFSDEKDPIRLIKWKEIYETLEKVTDKCEDAANIIETVVVKHA, from the coding sequence ATGTTTGGGTTGATACCTAAGGAAGAGAAGTTTTTCTTGCTTTTTCAGGATATGACAAAGTTATTGATTGAAGGGGCGCATTTATTGAAGGAGTTAACAGAGAATTTTGCGGAGATTGAACATTTTCAAAAGAGAATAAAAGAGGTTGAGCATGAGGGGGATAAAAAAACTCATGAAATAATACAAAAGCTCAATAAGACTTTTATTACACCTATCGACAGAGAGGATATATATGATTTGGCTGCAGCACTCGATGATATCCTTGATCTTATAGATGCTTCTGCTCAGAGATTAGCCCTTTATAAGGTGGACACTATAACGTTTGAATGTAAATCTTTTGCTTTTATTATTCTTAAATCATGTCAGGCACTGGATAAGGCTGTGAGAAAAATGGATAAGAAACATGAAGAGGTTAATGAGTCCTTTGTGGAAATAAACGAATTAGAAAATGAAGCTGATAGGGTTTTGAGGGAATCCCTCGGCAAGCTTTTTAGCGATGAAAAGGATCCAATCAGGCTTATAAAGTGGAAAGAGATTTACGAAACTTTAGAGAAAGTTACAGATAAGTGTGAGGATGCAGCGAACATAATCGAAACTGTGGTGGTAAAACATGCTTGA